Proteins encoded within one genomic window of Spirulina major PCC 6313:
- the ftsY gene encoding signal recognition particle-docking protein FtsY has translation MPVFNWFKRKKKQDDPVSDSPQPEVKETPSEEPAPTSEETDPALDYLQWAKAAYQNIQGQQSEPAPTATVEPEPEPDEPTPPADPEPARSEPDSSASDPVAEDSEPTPAAAVETLAPEPEPAEPIAPEPTPEPEPAPSSPQPAWMKKSDGLERLKETAIADDEPEPAMAFDDDFMWSAKILAEQGRRPEDIDLEEISWLKRLRDGLGKTRRSLVNQLKAVVGQGPLNDEAVLEIEALLLQADVGVVATDHIIETLQNRLREDALPPDEAIAYLKEILCSILDQPLPDPHNAALVPVDNCLNIWLMTGVNGAGKTTTIGKLANLAQKSGYPCLIAAADTFRAAAVEQVKVWGDRTQTAVIANPGKNTDPAAVVYDAIAAAQARNTQLLLVDTAGRLQNKQNLMEELSKIRRIIDKKAPNAVIESLLVLDATLGQNGLRQAQVFSESAQLSGVVLTKLDGTAKGGVALAVAQQLNLPIRFIGAGEGIEDLRPFSSYEFVEALLSE, from the coding sequence ATGCCCGTGTTTAATTGGTTCAAGCGCAAAAAAAAGCAAGACGACCCGGTTTCAGACTCACCCCAGCCGGAGGTGAAGGAAACTCCCAGCGAGGAGCCTGCCCCAACATCGGAGGAGACTGATCCTGCGCTTGACTATCTTCAATGGGCCAAGGCCGCTTATCAAAATATCCAAGGTCAGCAATCCGAACCCGCCCCAACTGCCACGGTTGAACCGGAACCAGAACCCGACGAGCCAACCCCTCCCGCAGACCCGGAACCGGCACGCTCCGAGCCTGATTCGTCTGCATCCGACCCCGTCGCCGAGGACTCTGAACCCACACCGGCCGCCGCCGTAGAAACGCTCGCACCGGAACCAGAACCAGCGGAGCCGATCGCACCAGAACCAACGCCGGAACCGGAACCCGCCCCCAGTTCGCCCCAACCGGCGTGGATGAAAAAATCTGATGGGTTGGAGCGTCTGAAGGAAACGGCGATCGCTGACGATGAACCCGAACCCGCGATGGCCTTTGACGATGACTTTATGTGGTCGGCGAAGATTCTCGCTGAACAGGGTCGCCGCCCCGAAGATATCGATCTTGAAGAAATTAGCTGGCTCAAACGGTTGCGGGACGGCCTTGGTAAGACGCGGCGCAGCTTGGTTAACCAGTTAAAAGCGGTGGTGGGCCAAGGCCCCCTCAATGACGAAGCCGTCCTGGAAATTGAGGCCCTCTTGCTGCAAGCGGATGTGGGGGTAGTGGCGACGGATCATATTATTGAAACCCTGCAAAATCGCCTGCGGGAAGATGCGTTACCGCCGGATGAAGCGATCGCCTACCTTAAAGAAATTCTCTGTAGCATTCTCGATCAACCCCTCCCCGATCCGCATAATGCCGCCCTTGTCCCCGTTGATAATTGTCTGAATATTTGGCTGATGACCGGGGTCAATGGGGCCGGGAAAACCACCACCATCGGCAAATTGGCTAACCTGGCCCAAAAGTCCGGCTATCCCTGCCTGATTGCCGCTGCGGACACCTTCCGAGCCGCCGCCGTGGAACAGGTGAAAGTGTGGGGCGATCGCACCCAAACCGCCGTGATTGCCAACCCCGGCAAAAATACCGATCCGGCGGCGGTGGTTTATGATGCGATCGCCGCTGCCCAAGCCCGCAACACCCAACTATTGCTCGTTGATACCGCGGGCCGCCTCCAAAACAAACAAAACCTGATGGAGGAACTCAGCAAAATCCGCCGCATCATCGACAAAAAAGCCCCCAACGCCGTGATTGAATCCCTCCTCGTCCTGGATGCAACCCTCGGCCAAAACGGACTGCGCCAAGCCCAAGTCTTTTCGGAATCCGCCCAGTTAAGCGGTGTTGTCCTCACGAAATTGGACGGCACCGCCAAGGGGGGCGTTGCCCTCGCCGTTGCCCAACAATTGAACCTACCCATCCGGTTTATTGGGGCTGGGGAAGGGATTGAAGACCTGCGCCCCTTCTCAAGCTATGAATTTGTCGAAGCTCTGCTCAGTGAGTAA